From the uncultured Trichococcus sp. genome, one window contains:
- a CDS encoding winged helix-turn-helix transcriptional regulator — MIQYQEKEFYNTKDLALSVVGGRWKIAIIWSLLHNGTLRLSEFNKILPDINQRMLIRQLRELERDLIIARTVYPVVPPKVEYHLTDIGKELAPVVQSICDWGDQYLKVITEK; from the coding sequence ATGATCCAATACCAAGAGAAAGAATTTTACAATACAAAAGATTTAGCCTTATCAGTTGTGGGTGGAAGATGGAAAATTGCGATCATCTGGTCCTTGCTCCACAATGGCACACTGCGGCTGAGCGAGTTCAACAAGATCCTACCTGACATCAACCAGCGGATGCTGATCCGGCAGTTGCGGGAACTGGAGCGCGACCTGATCATCGCCAGGACGGTCTACCCCGTGGTTCCTCCGAAAGTCGAGTATCATCTGACCGACATCGGCAAGGAATTGGCGCCTGTCGTCCAATCCATTTGCGACTGGGGAGACCAATATCTGAAAGTGATAACGGAGAAATAG
- a CDS encoding flotillin family protein encodes MTNFLDQFMGIGILVVLLVVALIIFIGRYKTASPDKALIVSGSFLGSKNTHIDKSTGNTMKVVRGGGTFVIPVFQTAKELSLLSSKLEVSTPAVYTEEGVPVSADGTVIIKVGSTVEEIATAAEQYLSKPTEDLENEAREVLEGHLRSILGSMTVEEIYKNRDKFSQEVQAVASVDLAKMGLIIVSFTVKEVTDENGYLDALGQPRIAQVKRDAHIAQAEADKETRIKRAQAEQESQQAEILRETQIAESNKQKELKLAAFRQEQDVAKAKADNAYALEKAQLDILLKEKEMNVDITERVKQIELEEKEIIRREKQYDAEVRKKADAERYAIETKAAADKQKAIWESEARAKEKELNGLAESASILAIGEAEAKAKEALANALKQYGEAAILTMLIEKYPDIVRAAAEPISNIDRITVIDGGNGSQGAAKVANYASQVLTATQEGLKETTGMDVTALIESFVGNKNIGSKLGAINETMAAEISEEKPSLAEVGNEPEPEKAVS; translated from the coding sequence ATGACGAATTTTTTGGATCAGTTTATGGGTATCGGTATTTTAGTGGTTTTACTGGTGGTCGCCTTGATAATTTTCATCGGGCGCTACAAGACGGCTTCGCCGGATAAGGCGCTGATCGTCAGCGGGAGTTTTCTTGGCAGCAAAAATACGCATATCGACAAATCGACAGGCAACACGATGAAAGTTGTCCGCGGCGGCGGTACTTTTGTCATCCCGGTATTTCAGACAGCCAAGGAACTGTCGCTCTTGTCGAGTAAATTGGAAGTCAGCACGCCGGCTGTCTATACGGAGGAAGGGGTTCCGGTCTCGGCTGATGGGACAGTCATCATCAAGGTCGGTTCTACAGTGGAAGAAATAGCCACAGCGGCGGAACAATACTTAAGCAAGCCGACAGAGGATCTGGAGAATGAAGCCCGCGAAGTGTTGGAAGGCCATCTGCGTTCGATTCTGGGCTCCATGACTGTCGAAGAAATCTATAAGAACCGCGACAAATTCTCGCAAGAAGTGCAAGCGGTCGCCAGCGTGGATTTGGCTAAGATGGGCTTGATCATCGTCTCTTTCACGGTGAAGGAAGTTACAGACGAAAATGGCTATCTGGATGCCCTTGGGCAACCGCGTATCGCCCAAGTCAAACGGGATGCGCATATCGCTCAGGCAGAAGCCGATAAGGAAACGCGCATCAAGCGTGCCCAAGCGGAACAAGAATCGCAACAAGCCGAAATTTTGAGAGAGACCCAAATCGCGGAATCGAATAAACAAAAAGAATTGAAGTTGGCTGCCTTCCGCCAAGAGCAGGACGTCGCCAAAGCCAAAGCGGATAACGCCTATGCTCTGGAAAAAGCGCAGCTGGATATCTTGCTGAAAGAAAAAGAAATGAACGTCGACATCACGGAACGTGTGAAGCAAATCGAACTGGAAGAGAAAGAAATCATCCGGAGAGAAAAACAATATGACGCAGAAGTGCGCAAGAAAGCCGATGCAGAGCGGTATGCCATCGAAACAAAAGCGGCTGCCGACAAACAAAAAGCGATCTGGGAATCCGAAGCGCGGGCCAAGGAGAAAGAGCTGAACGGTTTGGCGGAATCCGCCAGCATCCTTGCGATCGGGGAAGCCGAAGCGAAAGCGAAGGAAGCTTTAGCGAATGCATTGAAACAATACGGGGAAGCAGCCATCTTGACGATGCTGATCGAGAAATATCCGGATATCGTACGTGCTGCTGCTGAGCCGATTTCCAATATCGACAGAATCACGGTAATCGATGGCGGCAACGGCAGCCAGGGCGCTGCCAAAGTAGCCAATTACGCCAGCCAAGTCCTGACTGCCACCCAAGAAGGGCTCAAAGAAACGACCGGGATGGACGTGACGGCGTTGATCGAATCTTTCGTCGGAAACAAAAATATCGGCAGCAAATTGGGCGCAATCAACGAGACGATGGCAGCAGAAATCTCAGAAGAAAAACCAAGTCTAGCTGAAGTAGGCAATGAACCGGAACCGGAAAAAGCCGTTTCTTAA
- a CDS encoding glycerol dehydrogenase has protein sequence MAYHVFRSPSRYIQGVGAIDALGKEAAVYGKKAFLLSDDFVWGLLQEKVERALEGFPYHYEAFTGEASLEAMVRLADEVADATADVIIGLGGGKIIDVAKGIAAACELPVVIVPTTVSTDAPTSAISVLYTQDGLFDHYRFYAKNPDLVLVDTQIVIQAPIRFFASGMADALATCAEALATKASGENALAGGLPTIAGTAIAEACEETLFRDGLSAFADVQKGLVTPAVEAIVEANTLLSGLGFENGGLAAAHAIHNGFTAIKGEVHRLTHGEIVGFCLLVQLVLEERPHAEFQKYSEFLAAIGMPTTLAEMHLTGATRAELLEVGKLAVAQSNTMKNLNKNITAEQVADAILAVDGLVGKE, from the coding sequence ATGGCTTATCATGTTTTTCGGTCGCCTAGCCGGTATATTCAAGGAGTAGGTGCTATAGACGCATTGGGGAAGGAAGCGGCTGTCTACGGAAAAAAGGCATTCCTGCTTTCGGATGATTTCGTTTGGGGCTTGCTCCAGGAAAAAGTGGAACGGGCTCTGGAGGGTTTTCCCTATCATTATGAAGCATTCACTGGCGAAGCCTCGCTGGAAGCAATGGTCCGTTTGGCTGACGAGGTCGCCGATGCGACGGCGGACGTCATCATCGGACTCGGAGGAGGCAAAATCATCGATGTTGCGAAAGGCATTGCAGCTGCATGCGAATTGCCGGTCGTGATTGTCCCCACCACCGTATCCACGGATGCACCGACCAGCGCCATCTCTGTTCTCTATACGCAGGACGGGCTGTTCGACCATTACCGATTCTATGCGAAGAACCCTGATCTGGTGCTCGTGGATACGCAGATCGTCATCCAAGCGCCGATCCGGTTTTTCGCCAGCGGGATGGCGGATGCCTTGGCGACCTGTGCAGAAGCGTTGGCAACAAAGGCTTCCGGAGAGAATGCTTTGGCCGGGGGATTGCCTACCATCGCCGGCACCGCCATTGCTGAGGCCTGCGAAGAAACCTTGTTCCGCGACGGCCTCAGCGCGTTCGCTGATGTCCAAAAAGGCTTGGTGACGCCGGCTGTCGAAGCGATTGTCGAGGCGAATACGTTGCTGTCGGGACTGGGCTTTGAAAACGGCGGCTTGGCAGCCGCACATGCCATCCATAATGGCTTCACCGCCATCAAAGGCGAGGTCCATCGCTTGACGCACGGGGAAATAGTCGGCTTTTGCCTGTTGGTCCAACTCGTTCTAGAAGAGCGCCCTCATGCAGAATTCCAAAAATACAGCGAGTTCCTGGCGGCAATCGGCATGCCGACGACTCTGGCCGAGATGCATCTGACTGGAGCTACGCGTGCGGAACTCCTTGAAGTCGGAAAACTTGCGGTCGCGCAAAGCAACACCATGAAAAATCTAAACAAAAACATAACGGCTGAGCAAGTCGCCGACGCCATTTTGGCGGTGGACGGACTTGTCGGAAAGGAATGA
- the ald gene encoding alanine dehydrogenase, with protein sequence MIIGVPKEIKNNENRVGVVPAGVQLLVQNGHQVWVQSGCGVGSGFEDRQYEKAGATVLEDAAKVWAAELIIKVKEPLESEYPYLREDLILFTYLHLAAAPELTKAMLQAGMTAIGYETMVGKKGDLPLLTPMSIIAGRLSVQIGAQFLEKPYGGKGVLLSGVPGVANGKVVIIGGGVAGRNALQIALGLGAHCTILDVRPEILTEIENLYGNAVITLLSNEWNIAHAVKDADVVIGAVLIPGRKAPTLVTEAMVKSMQPGSVIVDIAVDQGGIFETEDRTTTHDDPVYERYGVLHYAVPNMPGAVPRTATIALTNVTLPYAVEIANQGARQAAAKNPTILTGFNVHRGKLTNKDVAESIGAVYTPIETLL encoded by the coding sequence ATGATCATCGGAGTGCCGAAAGAAATCAAAAATAACGAAAACCGGGTGGGGGTGGTGCCTGCAGGTGTGCAGTTGCTGGTCCAGAACGGCCATCAAGTCTGGGTCCAATCCGGCTGCGGTGTCGGATCGGGATTCGAAGACAGACAGTACGAAAAGGCAGGGGCGACGGTGTTGGAAGACGCAGCCAAAGTCTGGGCCGCCGAACTGATCATCAAGGTGAAAGAGCCTTTGGAATCGGAGTACCCATACCTCCGCGAGGACCTGATTCTGTTTACCTATCTGCACTTGGCGGCCGCACCGGAGTTGACGAAGGCGATGCTGCAAGCGGGCATGACCGCGATCGGCTACGAAACGATGGTCGGCAAAAAAGGTGATTTACCGTTGCTCACACCGATGAGCATTATAGCGGGACGTCTTTCTGTCCAGATCGGCGCGCAGTTCCTGGAGAAACCATACGGCGGCAAAGGTGTTTTGCTGAGCGGCGTTCCGGGTGTAGCGAACGGGAAAGTCGTCATCATCGGCGGCGGTGTGGCTGGACGCAATGCGTTGCAGATCGCACTGGGACTCGGCGCCCATTGCACAATCCTGGACGTCAGACCGGAGATTTTGACGGAAATCGAGAATTTGTACGGGAACGCGGTCATCACGCTGCTGTCGAACGAGTGGAACATTGCCCATGCCGTCAAGGATGCCGACGTCGTCATCGGGGCTGTCCTGATTCCCGGCCGGAAAGCGCCGACGTTAGTGACCGAAGCGATGGTGAAAAGCATGCAGCCGGGTTCCGTGATCGTCGACATCGCCGTGGATCAGGGCGGCATCTTTGAAACCGAAGACCGCACGACCACACATGATGATCCGGTTTATGAACGATATGGCGTCCTGCATTATGCGGTGCCGAACATGCCGGGCGCCGTTCCGCGCACTGCTACGATCGCGTTGACGAATGTCACGTTGCCTTATGCAGTGGAAATCGCGAATCAAGGCGCGCGGCAAGCGGCGGCAAAAAATCCGACCATCCTGACCGGATTCAACGTGCACAGAGGCAAGTTGACGAACAAAGATGTCGCCGAATCGATCGGCGCAGTCTACACCCCAATCGAAACTTTGTTGTAA
- a CDS encoding GntR family transcriptional regulator: MKTKYQVIADEIRSKILSNEFVVGKVIPPELQLQKDYGVSRHTVREAIALLVNEGFLRKEKGSGTYVDDTYQRRGDGVSSSKTIGVITTYLSDYIFPSIIRGIEQKLRENGYSLLLASTNNDVDQERECLEQMLSQGVSGLIVEPTKSNQYNPNLAYYLSFKERGIPVVMINAYYEELSVPFICVNDTKAGYLATKHLFEQGHQHLALITKIDDLQGKYRMKGFIKAHEEMRTNFDPKNVYTYTTETKGQVFQTIREKLASDQEVTGIVCYNDEVAQGLIQALADMGKRVPEDYSVVGNDDSFLSTAGSVKLTTLSHPKEELGEAAAEWIMLAVQQEVTGNKIFEPELIIRDSVKRI; encoded by the coding sequence ATGAAAACAAAATACCAGGTGATTGCCGATGAGATACGCTCAAAAATACTTTCGAACGAATTTGTGGTAGGCAAAGTCATTCCGCCCGAACTGCAGCTGCAGAAGGATTATGGGGTCAGCCGCCATACCGTCCGGGAAGCGATCGCCTTACTGGTGAACGAAGGCTTTCTGCGCAAGGAGAAAGGTTCCGGGACCTATGTCGACGATACGTATCAGCGGCGTGGTGACGGGGTGTCATCCAGCAAAACGATCGGCGTCATCACGACTTATCTGTCGGACTATATTTTCCCATCGATCATCCGCGGCATTGAGCAGAAGTTGCGGGAGAATGGCTACTCTTTGCTGCTGGCGAGCACGAACAACGACGTCGATCAGGAGCGGGAGTGTCTGGAACAGATGCTCAGCCAAGGTGTTTCGGGACTGATCGTGGAACCGACAAAAAGTAACCAATACAATCCGAATTTGGCTTATTACCTTTCCTTCAAGGAACGCGGCATACCGGTCGTCATGATCAATGCCTACTATGAAGAACTTTCGGTCCCTTTCATATGCGTCAATGACACGAAAGCGGGCTACCTTGCCACGAAACATCTATTCGAGCAGGGCCATCAGCATTTGGCGCTGATCACGAAGATCGACGACCTGCAAGGGAAGTACCGGATGAAAGGCTTCATCAAAGCCCACGAAGAGATGCGGACAAATTTCGATCCGAAAAACGTTTATACCTACACGACCGAAACAAAGGGGCAAGTTTTCCAGACGATTCGGGAGAAGCTGGCGAGCGATCAGGAGGTCACCGGCATCGTCTGCTACAACGATGAAGTGGCGCAGGGCTTGATCCAAGCGCTTGCTGACATGGGCAAACGGGTGCCGGAAGATTATTCGGTGGTCGGCAATGATGACTCGTTCTTGAGCACGGCAGGCAGCGTCAAGCTGACGACGCTTTCCCATCCCAAAGAAGAATTGGGCGAAGCCGCTGCCGAGTGGATCATGCTGGCCGTACAGCAAGAAGTGACAGGCAACAAAATATTCGAGCCGGAACTGATCATCCGTGATTCGGTCAAACGGATCTGA
- a CDS encoding FGGY-family carbohydrate kinase has protein sequence MTEKLQAIVTDIESRQTSIGIEFGSTRIKAVLIDSRFAPIASSSYEWENQLVDGIWTYSLDQIWKGLQTSYAELMREVKEKYDVTLTAVGSIGFSAMMHGYMAFNQENDLLVPFRTWRNATTADAEKELTALFKYNIPQRWSIAHLYQAVLNKEEHTNEVAYFTTLAGYIHWQLTGKKVLGIGDASGMFPIDVEKKNYDERMIDQFDALVAEKGATWKVANLLPEVLLAGDAAGKLTETGAKLLDPTGTLEAGIPLCAPEGDAGTGMVATNSVAERTGNVSAGTSAFAMIVLEQDLNEVHPEIDLVTTPAGSLVAMVHTNNCSSDINAWVKLFREFSEAAGFAIDTDKLFATLFNKALEGDADCGGLLSYGYYSGENITHLAEGRPLFVRTPESNFNLANFMRVHLFTAFGAMKIGMNILKQENVAIDKIVGHGGIFKTPEVGQKVLAAVMDAPVTVMETAGEGGAWGIALLAAYMDRKETSETLAAFLDKKVFGADEGSTIAPDARDVEGFGTFIERYQKGLAIEQAAVEHLSLR, from the coding sequence TTGACTGAGAAGTTACAAGCGATAGTCACTGATATCGAATCGCGGCAGACGAGCATCGGAATCGAATTCGGCTCCACCCGCATCAAGGCGGTGCTGATCGATTCCCGCTTCGCTCCAATCGCATCCAGCAGCTACGAATGGGAAAATCAGCTAGTCGACGGCATCTGGACGTATTCATTGGACCAGATTTGGAAAGGCCTTCAAACAAGCTATGCAGAACTGATGCGTGAAGTTAAAGAGAAATACGACGTGACCTTGACCGCAGTCGGATCGATCGGTTTCAGCGCGATGATGCACGGTTACATGGCGTTCAATCAGGAAAATGATTTATTGGTGCCTTTCCGGACTTGGCGCAACGCCACTACGGCTGATGCCGAAAAGGAATTGACCGCACTGTTCAAATACAATATCCCGCAACGTTGGAGCATCGCCCACCTGTATCAAGCGGTTTTGAATAAGGAAGAACATACAAATGAAGTCGCTTACTTTACGACTTTGGCAGGCTACATCCATTGGCAATTGACAGGCAAGAAAGTTTTGGGAATCGGTGATGCATCCGGGATGTTCCCGATCGATGTCGAGAAGAAAAATTATGACGAACGGATGATTGATCAGTTTGATGCACTGGTTGCAGAAAAAGGCGCGACTTGGAAGGTGGCGAACCTGCTGCCGGAAGTATTGTTGGCAGGGGACGCGGCCGGGAAGCTGACGGAAACGGGAGCCAAACTGCTTGATCCGACCGGGACACTGGAAGCGGGTATCCCGTTGTGTGCGCCGGAAGGGGACGCCGGGACCGGCATGGTCGCCACGAACAGCGTGGCGGAGCGCACAGGGAATGTATCCGCCGGTACTTCGGCATTTGCGATGATCGTCTTGGAGCAGGACTTGAACGAAGTGCATCCGGAAATCGATCTCGTGACGACGCCGGCAGGAAGCCTGGTCGCGATGGTGCATACCAATAACTGTTCATCCGATATCAACGCCTGGGTCAAGCTCTTCCGGGAATTCAGCGAGGCTGCCGGTTTCGCAATCGATACGGACAAATTGTTCGCCACTTTATTCAACAAAGCGCTTGAAGGCGATGCCGATTGCGGCGGATTGCTCTCGTACGGCTATTACTCGGGCGAGAACATCACCCATTTGGCGGAAGGTCGGCCGTTGTTTGTCCGCACACCGGAAAGCAACTTCAACTTGGCCAACTTCATGCGCGTGCACCTCTTCACCGCTTTCGGCGCGATGAAGATCGGCATGAACATCCTGAAGCAGGAAAACGTAGCGATTGACAAAATCGTCGGTCACGGCGGCATCTTCAAAACCCCTGAAGTCGGACAGAAAGTGTTGGCTGCTGTCATGGACGCACCGGTTACCGTCATGGAGACGGCCGGAGAAGGCGGCGCATGGGGCATTGCATTACTGGCTGCCTACATGGATCGCAAGGAAACGTCAGAGACTTTGGCTGCATTTTTGGACAAGAAGGTATTCGGTGCCGATGAAGGCAGCACAATCGCTCCCGATGCGCGCGATGTAGAAGGTTTCGGAACTTTCATCGAACGTTACCAAAAAGGGTTGGCGATCGAACAAGCTGCAGTCGAGCATTTAAGTTTGAGATAG
- a CDS encoding L-ribulose-5-phosphate 4-epimerase, whose amino-acid sequence MLEQLKEEVFQANLELPERGLIKYTWGNVSAVDREKGLFVIKPSGVGYDDMKASDMVVCDFEGNVIEGDLNPSSDMPTHAVLYKEFPEIGAVVHTHSTWATIWAQAGLDVPAMGTTHADTFYGTVPCARFLTQAEIDRGYEEETGNAIVETFRERGIKPMEVPGVLLHGHGPFTWAKDAKGAVLNAVVLDEVCKTNLFARQLNTFAEELPQRILDKHYLRKHGENAYYGQKK is encoded by the coding sequence TTGCTGGAACAATTAAAAGAAGAAGTTTTTCAAGCCAATCTGGAATTGCCGGAACGGGGACTGATCAAATACACGTGGGGAAACGTCAGTGCGGTTGACCGCGAAAAAGGCTTGTTCGTCATCAAGCCCAGCGGTGTCGGCTATGACGACATGAAAGCGAGCGATATGGTCGTCTGCGACTTTGAAGGCAACGTCATCGAAGGGGATCTGAACCCGTCATCCGACATGCCGACGCATGCCGTCCTGTACAAAGAATTCCCGGAAATCGGCGCGGTTGTGCATACGCATTCGACTTGGGCCACGATTTGGGCGCAAGCCGGATTGGATGTGCCGGCCATGGGTACGACACACGCCGATACCTTTTACGGTACGGTTCCCTGCGCACGTTTCCTGACGCAGGCGGAAATCGACCGGGGTTACGAGGAAGAAACGGGAAACGCCATTGTGGAAACTTTCCGCGAACGCGGCATCAAACCGATGGAAGTTCCCGGCGTATTGCTTCATGGGCACGGGCCTTTTACTTGGGCCAAGGACGCGAAGGGTGCAGTACTGAATGCGGTCGTATTGGATGAAGTCTGCAAAACCAATCTGTTCGCCCGCCAATTGAATACCTTCGCGGAGGAACTGCCGCAACGCATACTGGATAAACATTATTTGCGAAAACACGGAGAGAACGCCTATTACGGGCAAAAAAAATAG
- the araA gene encoding L-arabinose isomerase, whose product MLEVGKKEFWFVVGSQHLYGEEALQTVKNNAAVIVESLNNSGKLPYPLVLQELAVTPDTITKIMKEVNYRDEVAGVITWMHTFSPAKMWIRGTKLLQKPLLHLATQFNESIPWATIDMDFMNLNQAAHGDREYGFINARLKKNNKVVIGYWERENVQTQIAEWMDVAVAYNESFSIKVARFGDNMRNVAVTEGDKVEAQIQFGWTVDYYGIRDLVDYVDAVEDAEVDALFNEYKDLYDFDYGDYEQGKWEAHVKVQARQEIGIRRFLEAGGYTAFTSNFEDLHGLQQLPGLAVQRLMAEGYGFAGEGDWKTAAIDRLMKIMSHNIDTGFMEDYTYEMAEGREAILQSHMLEVDPGLAVNKPKILIAPLSMGNREEPARLVFDGKAGDGVVVSMADFGTHYKLLVNEVLAFEPTEAAPNLPVARVLWEVKPNFHDGIRAWIEAGGGHHTVVSLSLSTDQILAWAKLVGLEVALIK is encoded by the coding sequence ATGTTAGAAGTAGGCAAAAAAGAATTTTGGTTCGTAGTCGGATCACAACATTTATATGGTGAAGAAGCTTTACAGACTGTAAAAAACAATGCGGCTGTTATCGTGGAAAGCCTGAACAACAGCGGCAAACTGCCTTATCCGCTTGTGCTGCAGGAATTGGCGGTAACGCCCGATACAATCACGAAGATCATGAAAGAAGTGAATTACCGTGATGAAGTGGCAGGTGTCATCACTTGGATGCATACTTTCTCGCCAGCCAAAATGTGGATCCGCGGCACGAAATTGTTGCAAAAACCGTTATTGCATCTGGCAACTCAATTCAACGAAAGCATTCCATGGGCAACAATCGATATGGATTTCATGAACTTGAACCAAGCAGCACATGGTGACCGCGAGTACGGCTTCATCAATGCGCGTCTGAAAAAGAACAACAAAGTCGTTATCGGCTATTGGGAACGCGAAAATGTCCAAACCCAAATCGCTGAATGGATGGACGTGGCGGTAGCCTACAATGAAAGCTTCTCCATCAAAGTGGCGCGTTTCGGCGATAACATGCGTAACGTTGCCGTGACCGAAGGCGACAAAGTGGAAGCGCAAATCCAATTCGGCTGGACAGTCGATTACTACGGCATCCGGGATCTAGTGGACTATGTCGATGCAGTCGAAGATGCAGAAGTCGATGCTTTGTTCAATGAATACAAAGATTTGTATGATTTTGACTACGGCGACTATGAGCAAGGCAAATGGGAAGCGCATGTCAAAGTGCAGGCACGTCAAGAAATCGGCATCCGTCGTTTCTTGGAAGCGGGCGGCTATACTGCCTTTACCTCAAACTTCGAAGATCTGCATGGTTTGCAACAATTACCTGGTTTGGCCGTGCAACGTCTGATGGCAGAAGGCTACGGATTCGCAGGCGAAGGCGACTGGAAAACTGCCGCAATCGACCGTTTGATGAAGATCATGTCCCACAACATCGACACTGGCTTCATGGAAGACTACACGTATGAAATGGCTGAAGGCAGAGAAGCGATTCTGCAGTCGCATATGTTGGAAGTCGATCCAGGACTGGCAGTCAACAAACCGAAAATTCTGATCGCTCCGTTATCGATGGGGAACCGTGAAGAGCCTGCCCGCCTTGTCTTCGACGGCAAAGCAGGGGACGGCGTTGTCGTTTCGATGGCTGACTTCGGAACGCACTACAAGTTGTTGGTGAATGAAGTTCTTGCTTTTGAACCGACTGAGGCAGCTCCGAACCTTCCTGTCGCACGCGTCTTATGGGAAGTGAAGCCGAATTTCCATGACGGCATCCGTGCTTGGATCGAAGCTGGCGGCGGGCACCACACTGTCGTTTCGTTGAGTTTGAGCACAGATCAGATCCTGGCTTGGGCAAAACTTGTCGGTCTTGAAGTAGCCTTAATCAAATAG